One segment of Chionomys nivalis chromosome 3, mChiNiv1.1, whole genome shotgun sequence DNA contains the following:
- the Cebpd gene encoding CCAAT/enhancer-binding protein delta, with product MSAALFSLDSPARGAAWPTEPAAFYEPGRVGKPDRGPEPGELGEPGSTAPAMYDDESAIDFSAYIDSMAAVPTLELCHDELFADLFNSNHKAAGAGGLELLPGGPARPPGAGAAARGPLKREPDWGDSDAPGSLLPAQVAVCAQTVVSLPAPAQPTPPTSPEPPRGSPGPSLASGPVREKGAGKRGPDRGSPEYRQRRERNNIAVRKSRDKAKRRNQEMQQKLVELSAENEKLHQRVEQLTRDLAGLRQFFKQLPSPPFLPPTGADCR from the coding sequence ATGAGCGCCGCGCTTTTCAGCCTGGACAGCCCCGCGCGCGGCGCAGCCTGGCCCACGGAGCCCGCGGCCTTCTACGAACCGGGAAGAGTGGGCAAACCGGACCGCGGGCCCGAGCCCGGGGAGCTGGGGGAGCCGGGCTCCACGGCCCCTGCCATGTACGACGACGAGAGCGCCATCGACTTCAGCGCCTACATCGACTCCATGGCCGCCGTGCCCACCCTGGAGCTGTGCCACGACGAGCTCTTCGCCGACCTCTTCAATAGCAACCACAAAGCGGCCGGCGCGGGCGGCCTGGAGCTGCTGCCCGGGGGCCCCGCGCGACCCCCAGGCGCGGGTGCAGCCGCTCGGGGCCCGCTCAAGCGCGAACCCGACTGGGGCGACAGCGACGCGCCGGGTTCCCTGCTGCCCGCGCAAGTGGCCGTGTGCGCGCAGACCGTGGTGAGCTTGCCGGCCCCGGCGCAGCCCACACCGCCCACATCGCCCGAACCCCCTCGGGGCAGCCCGGGGCCGAGTCTCGCGTCGGGCCCGGTCCGAGAGAAGGGCGCGGGCAAGAGGGGTCCGGACCGTGGCAGCCCCGAGTACCGGCAGCGGCGCGAGCGCAACAACATCGCTGTGCGCAAGAGCCGCGACAAGGCCAAGCGCCGCAACCAGGAGATGCAGCAGAAGCTGGTGGAGCTGTCGGCCGAGAACGAGAAGCTGCATCAGCGCGTGGAGCAGCTCACGCGGGACCTGGCCGGTCTCCGGCAGTTCTTCAAGCAGCTGCCCAGCCCGCCTTTCCTGCCGCCCACCGGCGCCGACTGCCGGTAA